From Paenibacillus sp. FSL H8-0537:
CATGATAAAGAGCATACAAAACCATGGAAAGTAAGTTTCTTATTTCGATCATTATACTTGAATCAGAATGAATTGAATGCGGAACAATCAAATTACAAAAGATTTTCAATGTCAAAACACGCTAACCCATTAGGTGGACTAATGAGTTTCCCAATAGAAGTTACAAATAGAGCATTACTAATTAATGAAGAAGAAAAGAATTCCACATATACCTCAATTGTTTATTATTTTGCTTGTGGTGTTGAAATCTATAGAATATGCAACACAACATTAAAAATAGCTAAGCAATTAGGATATGATATGGAACAAGTCAATGAATCTTTAGAAATAATATTTGAATTCTTGAGGGGATTATTCGACCGAGATACTCTTGGGACTGTTCAAGAATTATTGTATAATATTGAGAAACCGCAGCTTTGTAATAAATGTTGTGCAATTCCACAAGGTCACGTTGAAATTACTTGTTTGCTAAGACAAGGGGATTTTAAGAGAAAACAGATTTTTTTAAAAAATGCACAATTCATTTGTGAAGCATTTACTGAAAAAACTTGAGAGTAATGTAGGATGCACCACACTTGCGGGGCAACCCAGTCCAACCTTGATCGTCTTGGTTTCGTGGGTACAAGAATATTTAGAAGTAACTGACTTGAAAGGAATGATTTTATGAAAGTGCCACGGGGGAGATTTAGAAACGATGAACTTCGTTCATACCAAATACAACTGAAAGATAATTTAAAGCAATTATTTAATATTGATGCTATTCAGGAAGAATGGTCTTCAATGAGGGATGAATATAATCTCTCAATCTATTCTCCACGGTTAGATGTAGCAGTAGGTCCATTTGCAACTCACGAACGCTTAGGGCATATATATGATGATATGTTATTAAATCCCGAAATCGAAGGATTTTTGAGGAGGTTGGTTGAATATAACCATATCAATTTAGAAAGATATGGAGATGGATTTGTTCTTCCTAGCCAATATGAAGATATCCTTTATATGAACCATAATGCAAGATGTTTTTTGGCGGTTGAAATAGAGCATTTAGTTAGCAGAAAGCATTTAATGGGTGGAGCTATTAATGCCTCAGCTCTTGGAAGATTTGGGATAGTCATTCCGTGGTCAGACGAAAAACTTAGGGCATTTGTTAAATTAGTCCGATACCTTCAATATCTTCGCTACGCTGAGAAAAATACATTCAATACTTCGAATCTACTGATTGTAACCAAAGAGCAAATGGATACAGCTCTATTGGAAGTAATAGGGTAAAGAAATCTGAATGTAGCTCAAGACACTGTCAATTTAAAAGTGTAACCTCTGAATACAAAATCTAGAAACTGAAAAGCCTATGCCTGATTTGGAGGAGTCTGTAAAATATTCTGTATAAACTCTCAAAACCTATTACAATAAAAGAAAGGCTGGTTTGAGGGGATGGCACCGATGGCGAGATTCAATAAGGAACAAGTGAAGGCGTTTGTGAAGGAAAACAACCTCAAAACGATGGAAGTTGTGCAGTCGGCATTGAAGGAGCTATTTGCAGAGACGCTGCGCTGCAATCCATGCTGGAGGCCGAGCTCGATACGGAGCTAGGTTATGAGAAGCATGATGTGAAGAACAAAACGACACGTAATAGCCGTAACGGGAAAACGAAAAAGACGGTAACGACCGAATACGGCGAAGTGGAGATTACCGTCCCTCGTGATCGTCAAGGTGAGTCTGAGCCCGTGATTGTAAAGAAGCATCAGTCCACCGTCGCTGGCATTGAGGACCAAATCATCGCCATGTACGCGAAAGGTGTCAGTACGAGGGATATTGGGAATCACCTCCATCATCTGTACGGAATAGACGTCTCACCCAGGATGATTTCGAACGTGACGAACAAAATCGTACCCCTCATTAAAGAATGGCAGAATCGGCCGTTGCAGGGCAACTACGCGGTCGTATTTATGGATGCGATTCATTACAAAGTGAAGCAAGACGGAGCCATTGTGAACAAGGCAGCCTACATGGTCATTGGCATTGATTTAGATGGCAATAAGGACGTATTAGGCATGTGGATTGGGGAAAATGAGTCCGCTAAATTTTGGCTCAGTGTCTTAAACGAGCTTAAAAACCGGGGTGTACAGGACATTCTGATCACCTGTGTGGATAACCTCACGGGCTTCTCTCAGGCGATCTCGGCCTGTTATCCGAACACCGAGATTCAGAAATGTATCATTCACCAAATCCGCAACTCCATCCGTTACGTTTCGTACAAGGATCTGAAAAAGGTAACGGCTGACTTAAAGCCGATCTACAAAGCGGTCACTGAAGAAGCCGCTCTACTCGAATTAGATCGCTTTGAAGAACAATGGGGAAGCAAATACAACTCATGGTGAGCTCCTGGCGTACCAACTGGGATGAGTTCGCCACCTATTTCAAATATCCACCTGAGATTCGCAAGCTCATTTATACGACCAATATGATCGAGAGCTACCACCGTCAGCTTCGGAAAGTAACAAAGGGAAAAAGCATTTTCTCCACCGACGAGTCCCTCCTCAAAATGCTTTATTTGGCGACCATGGACGTTACCCGAAAGTGGACAGGACGTGTGCAGAATTGGGGACAAATACTCCTCCAACTCTCCGTCTTTCTCCCTGAACGGATCAGTCAGCACCTTCGTTAACTTTTGCTTCAACAGAGTTTACACAAAATTGTTGACAGACCCCCAAAGGACCCTCAGCACTGGCCTTCATTGTATCAAAAGTTTATAAATATGGTTTATCATTACTTCCCGTACTTTCTTCTTTTATTTTCAATAAGTATGTCCAATCTTTCCGCCCAATCGCTTCCCAAATGAGCATTCAACAGAATATTAATATCTTCATATGACCAGATTTGAATTCTTTTATCAAATTTTTTAAGATTATCGTTTACATATCCTGTACAGAAAATGACGCCCCGGTTCACTTTTTTATCCATAATAACATCTCGAAATGCTCTAACTGTTTCTAGTTTTAATTTAGTCGTTTTATATAATTTGCATTCGACATAAACTTGTTCTCCACCATCAATTCTTTCAATATTAGCTATAATATCCTTTCCTCCATCACGGGTGGCTTTCGTCCATTCTGTTTCATATCCCACACTTTCATATAAATACTCAATTAACCACTCAAACTCTACAGGTTTTAACATCATTAATTTTTCTAGAGGATTTTCAAACTGTATGAATTTAGCCATTATAATTTCTGAACACTGCTCAATACCAATTATTCTGTCATCAGGTAAATTAGGTTGTGCATACAAATAGCTTTCTAATGCTTTCATTGCATTGTATGGACAGGACGGTAACAATTCTAACACCCATGTTAACCCTTCCCATGCATCTTGGCCGTTTTCTATTCGCCTATAAACCTCGCTTTCTAGTGCTTCGTTTGCCCTAGTCACAAAATCATCTATATTAGAGTTTCTCATGGTAATGTAAGAGTTATAGTTTGACAAGTCTAGCGGTCTGTTTATCGGTACAAGCAAAGCTCTCAGTAATTTTTTTATTTCTCTAGTTGAAACATTTGGGATATCCTTTATATATTCATCTAGCCACTCATCATCAGGGAATCTGCAGAAAGGATACACAGATTTATCACCAGCTAAAATAAGTTCTAACCATTCAGAAAGCGATTCATACTCCATAAATACTCCTCCTACTCAACATGTGGTTTACACTATCTTTTCCCTATTTATCTATCAGTATACTCATTTTTTCAAGCATTTGCTCTTGCATTCTGTACAGCCCAAAACATGACAATAGCTGGGCGTGAAAAAGATATAGAGGAACTTGCGGAAAAGGTTATGGCGGCTGGAGTAAGGTATTCTTTTTGAGATTCTTACAGCAGCGCAAGTCCACAGGACGACTTGGATAGCTAGGGCTGTAGTGTGCTGAAAGTGTTTTATGAATATGGAGTTAAACCCGGTTTTAACCAGTTAAACGATGTTAAACCGCCTTGTTGGCAAGAGCTTTAAATGAGCTTTTGGCTTGAAGTTGCTGGCGTTAGGCGGTCGGAGCGGAGTGGTCCGTGTATGCCTGTTTGAAGTCGAATTGAGGACATACATTCTCTTGGAGTAGCCAAACTTAGGAAGTTGAAAGTGAAAGAAAGTCTCGGGAGAGCGCATATCCAAATAGGGGATTTAAGCTGTAAGTATGTACCAGATAGCAAGTGTTTCTGGGTAGCAATGAGGGTTCGTCGGGGTGAGTTGAATTGTAAGAGCTTGGGGTTGCTGACGCTGTGCGGTAGGATAAGTGTAGACGTTGTATCTTTAGTTCTGGCCTACAGCAGGAGTGACCGAGCTTACGGTCCTCAAGCTCATTGATCTGTAAATCACAGAAGGTCCTGCAGTAATACATAGGTGGGTATGTTGTTACTAGTCAGTGTACATGGTTCTCATCAGGTGGCACTCGTTTTTATTGATGCTAAGGAACTTCTTATTGAATTTCCAGATGAAAATGCCTATTACGAAATTACTGCATTAAAAAATACAGACAACAAATTCAATTGGTCTACAACAATTGGTTCTTCTGAAATGGTATATAGTAAGAGAGAGATCATTGTTAGCGAACTCTCAACAACATTTTCAATGGAATCATTAGCAGATGTTATTCTGCAAGCTGATCAACAAAGCATTCAACAGTATCTTGATAATAATGTGGTATTTGAGGAAGCAATCCCAGTCCAACCAAGAATCCTTCCACTTGTAGTGCTTGGAGTATATGGACTAAGTGCTTCAGCCATTACTGCAATTGAGCTTACCATGGTCGGTTCATTAGCAGTAACCACAGCAGCTGCAGTATCAGAGCTATTGAATCAAAAAAAAGCAACCAGTACACTTTCATACCCTGCCGATACTACTGCGGTAACCCTGCCAAACTGGGCTGAGTTCACTGGTACTTCCACCTCCGTAACAACTTCCGGTCAAAAACATATGGAGGGCGCTCTAACACAAACAATTGCTAATCGGATTAAAAACAACAACAACAATAGCTCAAATGATTTGGAGATTTTCACATCATCACTCAATGTTAAAGGTAGTGTTATGGTCGTTTACAATGTAACCTCATCAGCTACTGGAAAAGTAAATAGACATTTGGGGAATTTTCAAGGCGGGACTAAAGTCGACGCAACAATTGCAGATGAAACATTAGATTTAAACGGGTATACTGTATTTATGGTTTATAATCACAATACCGGAAAAGTATTTCATGCCCACTTTGTTCCAACTGCTCTCAGAGCTAAAGAATTATCCTACAATCGATACAAATACCAGTATGATATTCAATTCTACCCCAAGTTTTCAAGATCAGCTGAATTCCTTGAGAATAATGGGCGTTCTGCCACTGAGCAAATGAGATGGGAGCAACGTTACTCCAATTCTCTAAATAATAGAAATGGGTCCCTTTTAACTGATAGTAGAGGATATAAATCAGTAGTACCTAGAAAGTAGTACAAAAAAACCAACCCAAGTCCCCTAGATATTAGGGAGACTTGGGTTCACAGGAGTGAATTGGATGGAGTTTGATTTTTTCTTGAGGGTGATGCAAGATCGATTTAATATGGACGGTGATTATCACAGTTTAGAGTTTATGTTTTCAGATACTAGATTTAATATGAAGAAGATGAGTGATTCACATATCTTAGTTGAAACGGATGCAATCAAACTTACGATAGAGTCGGCTCATTCAAAGATAGATGGAAGTGATGAGGATTTTGCAAGCATGATTAATTTCACTAGATTATCACGTGTAGTCGTCATTGAGGTAATAAATATAAAAAAAGATAGCAACGACCTTGCCAAAGCAGTTGAATTAATTTTGTCATACTTTCATATCTTATTATTTGAAGACAGTAAAAACTTAGATACGGGTCACATTGAAATACATGCTATTAAGCTGGGGAAGGCAACAGTAAATAATCAAGTTTTTCAAGTTTTTTCCGATCCAAGAGCGCTTTAAACTGCTAATTTTGATCATTTGTTAAGCGAATGGGGAGGGCATCTGAAGAATTTTTGAGTTCATATGCCAACAAAACAACGCTTCTGCTTAATTCCATCTTTATTGAAAAATTTTTTAGCCCCTTTTGTTCCAACTTCTTCAGCGCTAAACCATTACCCTCTACTATATAAGTTGAACGAAAAAAGTTAGCAATAAGCGATGGTTGTCACCGCGAGAAAGGTTGGGCTTCCGGCCGCTGTTGTTTTCTGATTTCTTGATTCTATTCCTCTTGGAAGATAAAATCCGCAAACAAAGGCGGACGCTAAGCAAATGCTTACGAAGCGGCTTTCCTACGGAAAGCTGTGACTCTCTCCAGTTCCAACCTTTCTTTCCGTTTTTCCTTCTTCCCATTGCTTTCTTTAGTTCAACTTAGATAGATACCTACCCAAGTCCCCAGCTATTAAGGGACTAGGATTCAAGGGAGTGAATCGGATGGAGTTTGATTTTTTCTTAAAGGTATTACAAGATCGATTTAATATGGACGGTGATTATCGCTGTTTAGAGTTAATATTTTCAGATACTAGATTTAATATGAAGAAGATGAGTGATTCACATATCTTAGTTGAAACGGATGAACTTAAACTTACGATAGAGTCGGCCCATTCAAAAATAGATAAAAATGACGAAAGTTTCGCCAGTAATATTAGTTACATTAATCTAACGCGTGTAGTCATTGTCAAAGAAATAAATATAATAAAAGATAGTAACCAGCTTGTAAAAGTAGTTGAATTACTTTTGTTATACTTTCATGTCTTAGTATTTGAAGAAAGTAAAAACTTGAATATTACTGACATCAAAGTACACACAATTCAGTTGGAAAATGTCATAATAAATAATGAAGTTTTTCAAGTTTTTTGCGATCCAGGCACGCTTTAATTCGTTAATTTCTACAGTTTGTTAAGCATAAAAAAATTCGCCGGGGCGCTTAGGTCATAAAGTGATGTATTCAAACCTTACATTCTATTATATGTTTTTAGACTAAAAAAGTAGACACGGTGAAAATTTTGGGTGGAAAGCCGCCAGGTGGATGGTGTGTGGAAATCGCCAGAGGAGCAGGCGGAGCGCTTTGCGGGGCTTTCGAAGGACGATGAGATCATTGTGTACTGTGGATCAGGTGTGACCGCTACGCCTAACTTTTTTGCGCTGCAGGAGGCAGGGTTTAAGAATGTGAAGCTTTATGCAGGGAGTTGGAGCGATTGGAGCTCGGATAGCGGGAATCCGGTGGCGGTGGGGGAAGAGTAAGAGCTGAGAAGCATTTATAGTATGTGTATCTTGAATACATCGCCATGGGGCTGAATGCTCGGGGCGATGTATTTTTTATGCTTGAAATCAACAAGGAAACCGCTTGCAGCCTAGACGGCACGCGGTCCTTCTCATGGAAGCACGTTGATTGGACTTGCTCTAAGAATAAGAGATGGGAGACCGCGCCGGACGTGGGTTGAAGAGCTGCAGCGGCCCAAATTTGCTAATTCGTTTAAAGAATCATCCCGATATCATGCTGGCCGACGATAAGCTTCACCGGCTCGAGGTAAACTCGCGTGAGCGTCGGTCGCGCGATGAGATCGATTTCGATATCCGTGATTTGATAACGAGCGATTTTGCCATCCCTTTTATCGTAAACGACATTGAATTCCTTCAATCCTACTTGTTGAATTAGAACGGAGGACCCGATCGACAAGGCAGCCGTTTCGAACTTTCCATGATCGAACAAAACTTCCGAAATAATTTCATCGTTCATATCCACAATCGTGACCTGTTGGCAAAACTGGTATTGCATTAGCAGACATCTCCTTTAGGTGTATTGATACAGAATGAGCGGATTGGATGCTCCATGCAGCTCTTCTTACTTTATCGGATAAAT
This genomic window contains:
- a CDS encoding restriction endonuclease, which encodes MEYESLSEWLELILAGDKSVYPFCRFPDDEWLDEYIKDIPNVSTREIKKLLRALLVPINRPLDLSNYNSYITMRNSNIDDFVTRANEALESEVYRRIENGQDAWEGLTWVLELLPSCPYNAMKALESYLYAQPNLPDDRIIGIEQCSEIIMAKFIQFENPLEKLMMLKPVEFEWLIEYLYESVGYETEWTKATRDGGKDIIANIERIDGGEQVYVECKLYKTTKLKLETVRAFRDVIMDKKVNRGVIFCTGYVNDNLKKFDKRIQIWSYEDINILLNAHLGSDWAERLDILIENKRRKYGK